TGTATGTGAAAAAACTAAAACGTCCTCTCCCGAAACGAGAAAGGACGAATAAAATTCGTACAGCCTCTCTCATCTCTCAGAAACATCGCGTTTCTGCAAGATTTAGCACCGTGCAATCCCATATAGGGGATGTCGGTTGCCGGGCTTCATCGGGCCAGTCCCTCCGCCTGCTCTTGATAAGAGTTCACAATCAATTTAATTAATATTAAACATATACGAAAACCAAAGAACAGTCAATATCCAGATATATATCCAGACCAAAAAAATTACTTTTTTTACGGAACCCGACCGTCCCGGCTTCCATATAATGGTCTAAATTCGACTTCGCAAAAGTCTGAAAACGCGCTTGCGGCATCCAGAGTTTTGATCTTGAATCAGGATTAATGTAAGTATATACTAAATTGGTACTGATAACACTTGGAAAAGGGGTGTGAACGAATGGACGGGGACCGACCGAGGCCGGCGAACCTTTGTTGGTTGCAACTGAATACGGATTCCAGTCGGGTTCATTTCGTCCTGCCGTTCAAACCTTCGCAGACGCACCGGCTGAAATCCTCCTTTTAAGCATACCGGCCTGCTCCTACAGAGGACATAGCGGTCTGATTGAATATGCATGGAAAGGAGAGAGGGCAGATGAAGGTGCGTTTGGTCCGCAACGGAGTTTTTTCATTAATTGACGATGTCAACCTGACTGTTGTTCCTCCGGAAGACGGATTTTATTGGATCGATGCGGGAACCGAGGATTTGGAAATCCTGCAGCCTTTGTTTCAGCTTCACGAACTGGCTGTAGAGGACAGCCTCAGCGAAGAAGAACAGCGGCCCAAAATCGAAATTTATGACACGTATTACTTTATTGTGATCAACAGCATCCGTTTTGATGACGAGGAAATTTTTCTGAGAGCCCTGAATATTTTTCTGGGAAAACATTATATCATTACCGTCACTAAACAGAAAATCAACGAAATCCGCGCCGTCAAACCGATTCTTTGGGAAGAAGAGGTTCATACTCCGGACCGTTTTTTGTACCATCTGGTGGATCTGGTCGTGGATAATTATTTCATCGTCGGGGACCGGATCGAAGCGAAGATCGAGAAGCTGGAAGAAGATATCCTGATGAATACGAAAAAGTCCCATCTGAACGAGATCATCGGTCTTCGAAGCGAAATTCTATGGGTCAAAAAGGTGCTGGGTCCCCAAAAGGATCTGATCGCCACCTTGAACAAGAAAGATCTCAAGCTGATCAACGACCAGCTGCAAAAATATTTCAGCGATATTTATGAGAATGCGGTCAAGGTTTCAGAATCGTTTGATACATTCCGCGATTTGATGGGCAACCTTCGAGAGGCTTACCAGTCCAGCCTGGCCAATCGAGCGAATGAAATCATGCGGGTGTTCACGGCGCTGACGACCATTTTCATGCCGCTGACGTTCATCACAGGCATCTACGGCATGAATTTCGAAAACATCCCTTTGCTGCACAGCCCATTTGGCGATTTAATCGTGTTGGGCGCGATGTTCCTGATCGGTTTTGCCATGCTTGTGTTTTTCAAAAAGAAGGATTGGTTATAGCCTATGAAGATTATATCCATCGAGCCGACGCCAAGCCCCCATTCCATGAAACTGAATATGGATGAATCTCTTACTGCGGGAACCCGCTTTGCCTTTGATCAGGAGCGCAAAGACGGCTGCCCGGATTATATCGCCAAGCTGCTTGCGATTCCGGATGTCAAAAGCGTGTTCCAAACGGCCGACTTCATTGCACTCGACCGGTTTCCGAAGGGAGATTGGCAGAACATTTTGAGCCGCGCCAGAGAGGTGTTCGGCGAAGCGCCGCGCCGCCAGGAAAACGATAACGGCTCCGCGCCGCAGCAGAAAGAGGCTTCTTTCGGCGAAACACATGTGCTGATTCAGATGTTTCGCAATATTCCTCTGCAAATCCGGATAAGATCGGAATTGGAGGAAAAACGGCTGGCGCTGCCGGAACGTTTCACCGGCGCCGCGATGAAGGCGCACTCCGCATCGCCG
This sequence is a window from Ferviditalea candida. Protein-coding genes within it:
- the corA gene encoding magnesium/cobalt transporter CorA; translation: MKVRLVRNGVFSLIDDVNLTVVPPEDGFYWIDAGTEDLEILQPLFQLHELAVEDSLSEEEQRPKIEIYDTYYFIVINSIRFDDEEIFLRALNIFLGKHYIITVTKQKINEIRAVKPILWEEEVHTPDRFLYHLVDLVVDNYFIVGDRIEAKIEKLEEDILMNTKKSHLNEIIGLRSEILWVKKVLGPQKDLIATLNKKDLKLINDQLQKYFSDIYENAVKVSESFDTFRDLMGNLREAYQSSLANRANEIMRVFTALTTIFMPLTFITGIYGMNFENIPLLHSPFGDLIVLGAMFLIGFAMLVFFKKKDWL